From Solea solea chromosome 20, fSolSol10.1, whole genome shotgun sequence, one genomic window encodes:
- the vps45 gene encoding vacuolar protein sorting-associated protein 45 has translation MNVTLAVKQYISKMVESSGPGMKVLLMDRETTSIVSVVYTHSEILQKEVYLFERMDSQNRDSMKHLKAICFLRPTKENVEHLIQELRRPKYSVYFIYFSNVISKSEIKALAEADEQEVVAEVQEFYGDFIAVNPHLFSLNLLGVSRGRSWEPSMLSRCTQGLTSVLLALKKCPMIRYQLSSDMSKRLAESVKQIITKEYELFDFRKTEVPPLLLILDRSDDAITPLLNQWTYQAMVHELLGLNNNRIDLSRVPGISKDLKEVVLSADNDEFYANNMYLNFGEIGTNIKNLMEDFQKKRPKGQQKLESISDMKAFVDNYPQFKKMSGTVSKHVTVVGELSRLVSERQLMEVSEAEQELACQNDHSSAQQSVRRLLQNPRLSELDAVRLVMLYALRYERHSSSILPSLMDELSRRGVSERHRKMVQSVVEYGGKRVRGSDLITPTDAVAITKQFFKGLKGVENVYAQHQPLLHDTLDQLIKGRLKDSQFPYLGASSLRDRPQDIILFVIGGATYEEALAVYNMNRTTPGVRIVLGGSSIHNTKSFLEEVMSATTHSSDRPTGSGRHGSRR, from the exons ATGAACGTGACGCTCGCGGTGAAACAGTACATCTCTAAGATGGTGGAGAGCAGCGGACCCGGGATGAAGGTGCTGCTGATGGACCGAGAGACG accAGTATAGTGAGTGTGGTGTACACTCACTCAGAGATCCTACAGAAGGAGGTTTACCTGTTTGAGAGAATGGACTCTCAGAACAGAGACAGCATGAAACACCTGAAGGCCATCTGCTTCCTCAGACCCACCAAG GAGAACGTGGAGCATCTGATCCAGGAGCTGAGGAGACCAAAGTACAGCGTCTACTTCATCT acttCAGTAATGTGATCAGTAAGAGTGAGATCAAAGCTCTGGCTGAAGCTGATGAACAGGAAGTGGTGGCAGAAGTCCAG gagtttTATGGAGATTTCATCGCAGTGAATCCTCACCTGTTCTCTCTGAATCTTCTGGGCGTGTCCAGG gggcGGAGCTGGGAGCCGTCCATGTTGTCTCGTTGTACTCAGGGTTTGACGTCCGTCCTCCTCGCTCTGAAGAAATGTCCCATGATTCGTTACCAGCTGTCATCAGACATGTCCAAGCGTCTCGCTGAGAGCGTCaag CAAATCATAACCAAAGAGTACGAGCTGTTTGACTTCAGGAAAACTGAggttcctcctctgctgctgatcCTCGACCGCAGTGATGACGCCATCACGCCGCTGCTCAACCAg tGGACTTACCAGGCCATGGTCCATGAGCTTCTGGGTCTGAACAACAACAGGATCGATCTGTCCAGAGTTCCAGGGATCAGCAAAGACCTGAAAGAGGTCGTCCTGTCTGCCGACAACGACGAGTTCTACGCCAAC AACATGTACCTGAACTTTGGAGAGATTGGCACCAACATCAAGAACCTGATGGAGGATTTTCAGAAGAAGAGGCCAAAAGGTCAACAGAAGCTGGAGTCCATCTCTGACATGAAG GCGTTTGTAGATAACTACCCTCAGTTTAAGAAAATGTCGGGAACTGTTTCCAAACACGTGACGGTTGTTGGAGAACTTTCTCGCCTGGTGTCAGAGCGTCAGCTGATGGAGGTGTCGGAGGCGGAGCAAGAGTTAGCGTGTCAGAACGACCACTCCAGCGCTCAACAG aGTGTTCGGCGTCTGCTGCAGAATCCTCGTCTGTCAGAGCTGGACGCCGTGCGCCTCGTCATGCTCTACGCTCTGAGGTACGAGCGCCACAGCAGTAGCATCCTGCCATCACTGATGGACGAGCTGAGCCGCAGGGGCGTGTCTGAACGCCACCGCAAG ATGGTTCAGTCCGTGGTGGAGTACGGAGGGAAAAGAGTCAGAGGAAGTGACCTCATCACTCCAACAGACGCCGTCGCCATCACCAAACAGTTCTTTAAAGGACTCAAG ggTGTAGAGAACGTCTACGCTCAGCATCAGCCGCTGCTTCACGACACTCTGGATCAGCTGATCAAAGGTCGACTCAAGGACAGTCAGTTTCCTTATCTGGGAGCAAGTAGTCTGAGagacag aCCTCAGGACATCATCTTGTTTGTGATTGGTGGAGCCACGTATGAAGAAGCTCTGGCTGTTTACAACATGAACCGCACCACACCTGGAGTCCGCATCGTCCTGGGAGGAAGTTCCATCCACAACACcaagag tTTCCTGGAGGAAGTGATGTCGGCGACCACTCACAGCAGTGACAGACCAACAGGAAGTGGTCGCCATGGCAGCAGacgctga